The genomic interval CGATGCCGCGGGCGGTGGTGAGCCGGCCGCCGTAGGCGATCACGAGATCGTCCTCGGCAAGGCCGGCCCGCTGGCGCAGCACGCCGGCCGTGTTCTCGGGCAGCGGCCCGGCGGCGGGCACGTTGCGCACCAGCAGCGGACGCGAGCGCAGGTCGTAGGTGCGCTGCAGCCAGTCGGCGATCGAGGGGGAGACGGTGATCACGGCGTCGGCCCGCGGCACGGCGACGTGCTCGATCAGCGCCTCGAGCAGCGGCGCGAGCAGACGGCGCTCGCCCACGTTGCGATGGCGCCACAGCTCGTGGGAGTCGAAGACGATCTGCACCCGGCGCCCCTCGCGCCGGGCGAGCAGCTGCACGGCGAAGGCGGGGACCAGGGTGTTCGTGTCGTTGGCGTGGACCACGTCGGGCGCGAAGTCCCGGGCCGCACGGGCCGAGCGCCACCAGTAGGTGCCCAGCTCGATCGTCCGATAGGCGCGCCTGCCGAGGTCCCCGGCGACGGCGGTCCCGACCTGGCGCGCGCGGGCGGCGAGGCCCCGGGGTCGAGCGGGGGCCGACGAGGAGGGCGCATCGGCCGACGCCGACGTCGGCTCCGCCGCGCTCGCGTCCCCGCCGCGCCGCGTCAGCCGCGTGAGCTGCGGGGCGATCCGCTCCAGGGCGAACTCGGGGACGCGCTCGAGGGCGATCCCGCCCGGCAGCTGCGTGATGCCCGCCGCGTGGCCCTTCAGCCGGCGCTCGACGGCGATGATGCGCACGTCCATGCCCGCCGCGCGCAGCGACGCCGACTCCTTGAGGACCCGCGAGTCGTTCGCGGCATCGTTGTGCACGAGGACCGCGACGCGCGGCGCGGGGTCAGGCTCGGGCATGGCGCTCCTGGGACGAATATCGTGGGTCGGGCACACTGTACCTGCGCGATCGTCCCCGAGCCCCCAGGAGAACCAGCCCGATGAAGATCCTGTCCGTGGTGGGCGCTCGCCCGCAGTTCGTGAAGCTCGCGGCGGTCGCCGACGCCGCCGCGCAGCGGGACGATGTCCAGCACGTCATTGTCCACACCGGGCAGCACTACGACGCCGCCATGAGCGACGTCTTCTTCGCCGACCTGCGCATCCCCGCGCCCGACGTGAACCTGGGTGCGGGCTCGGGCAGCCACGGCCGCCAGACCGGCGCGATGCTCTCCGCGATGGACGAGGTCCTCGAGCAGCAGCAGCCGGACTGGGTGCTCGTCTACGGCGACACCAACTCGACGCTCGCGGGAGCCCTCGCCGCGGTGAAGATGCACGTGAAGGTCGCCCACCTCGAGGCCGGCCTGCGCTCCTTCAACCGCCGCATGCCCGAGGAGCACAACCGCGTGCTCACCGACCATGCGGCCGATCTGCTGCTGGCGCCCACCGAGGTCGCCCGCGAGCACCTCGAGGGCGAGGGCCTGGGGTCTCGCACCCTCGTGGTCGGCGACGTGATGACCGACGTCTGCCTGCGGGTGGCCGCCTCGGTCGCCGACCAGACGCTGCACCTTCCCGCGGGCATCGACGCCGTGGGCGACTTCGCGGTCGCCACCATCCACCGGGCCGACAACACCGACGACCCCGAGCGCCTCGCGGCCGTCCTCGGCGCCCTCCGGGTCTCGCCCCTGCCGATCGCCCTCCTCGCCCATCCCCGCCTGGTGGCGAAGGCCCGCGAGGCCGGCCTCCCGCTCGAGGGCGGCAGCGTGCACGTGGGCGAGCCGCTCGCGTACCCGGACCTCGTGGCCGCCGTCTCCCGCGCCCGCGCCGTCGTCACGGACTCCGGCGGGCTGCAGAAGGAGGCGTACCTGCTGGGCACCCCGTGCGTCACCGTGCGCACCGAGACCGAATGGGTCGAGACCCTCGAGGACGGCTGGAACCAGCTGGTCCCCGACCCGGCGGGCATCGCACGGGCCCTGGAGCGCCCCCGTCCCACGGCCGATCGCCCCGACCACTACGGCGACGGGCACGCGGCCGAGCGCGTGGTCGACGCCCTGCGCGAGCGCACCCGATGAGCCGCCCGCCGCGCATCGTCCTCGCGACCCGCGTCTTCACGCCCGAGGCCGTCGCCGCCGCCTTCCGCGAGGAGGCGCTCGTGCGCGCCCTCGAGGAGGCGGGCGCCGAGGTCACGGTCCTCACCACCCGGCCGCCGCGCGGCGTGACCGGGACGGACCGGGTGCGCCGCGTCGCCCGCTTCCCGGTCAAGCGCGACCACCAGCAGCAGGTGCGCGGCTACCTCTGCTACATGAGCTTCGACGTGCCGCTCGCCCTCCGTCTTCTGCTGCGACGCCGTCCGGACCTGATCGTCGCCGAGCCGCCGCCCACGACGGGCCTGGTCGCGACGGTGCTCGGCGTGCTGCGCCGCGTCCCGACGGTCTTCTACGCGGCCGACGTCTGGTCGGATGCGACCGAGAGCGTCGAGGGCGTCCCCGCTCCGATCCGCGCGGCGGTGCGGCTCATGGAGACCACCAGCTGGAAGCGGGCCGCGAAGGTCCTCACGATCTCCCCGGGGGTCGACGACCGGGTCGCCGCGCTCATCGGCCGCCGCCCCTCGCTCACGATGGTCGGCAACGGCATCGACACCGATACCTTCACGCCCGAGGGATCGCAGCCCGCCGAGGAGACCTCGCAGGGCCCGTACTTCGTCTACGGCGGGACGGTCTCCGAATGGCAGGGGGCCGACGTCTTCGTCGAGGCCTTCGCGCGGGTGCGCGCCCAGCACCCGGGCGCCCGTCTGCTGTTCTTCAGCGAGGGCAGCGGCAAGGAGGCGCTCGCGCAGAAGGTGGCAGACGAGGGCATCGAGGGCGTCGAGTTCCGGGGCCGGCTCGCCCCTGCGGACATGTCGCGCGTGCTGCGCGGCGCGGTCGCCGGGCTGAGCTCGATCACCCCGGGCCTAGGCTACGAGTTCGCCCTGCCCACGAAGATCTACGCGGCCACCGCCTCGGGCACGCCCGTGATCCATGCGGGGGAGGGCGCCGCCTTCGAGCGGGTGCGCGATGCGCAGCTGGGCTGGGCGAGCGCCTACGACCCCGCCGCCGTCGCCGCCTCGATGCACTCCGCGCTCGCCGGGGGGGACCGGCCGACGCCCGAGCACCTGCGCACCTGGACCCTGGAGAACGCCTCCCTGCAGGGCGCCGCCCAGCGGGCCGCCGAGGCGGTCCTCGAGGCGGCGCGCTAGGACCTGCCGGTCGGAACAGTCCGCTCAGAACCGGCCGCTCAGAAGACCAGGCGCACCGCGGGGATTCTCTGCGCGAGCAGGGAGATCGCGAAGGACACCGGCACCACGACGACGTACGCGACCGCCATCTGGCCCAGCTCGTCCCCGTCGCCCATCCACGGCAGCTGACGCAGCAGCACGAGGATCGCGAAGTGCGCGAGGAACACCCCGAAGGTCGCGTCCCCGAGCGTGCGCAGCACGTGCTGGGCACGCGGTCCGACCCGCCACCGCAGCGCGAGCGCGGTCACGCCCGCGAACAGGGCGATCGAATACACCATGACCAGCGGCGAGGTGTAGCCGGAGCCGAGCACCGCGATCCACGCGTCGGCTGCGGAGCCCGATCCGGCACCCGCCCCGCCCCGGTCCGCCTCGTAGACGGCCGTGAGCGCGACGACGCACAGGGGGCTCAGCGCGAGCAGCCAGGTCCCCGTGCGGCGGCCCGGCGGGGCCGCGACGGCCGCCCGTCCGATCACGAAGAAGCCCGCGAAGGCGAGCCCGAAGGTGAGGGCGCCCGCCTCGAGCGGCCTGTGCTGCGAGAGCCCGTCGAGCGACCCTCCGTCCGTCGGTCCCGCGGTGAGGAAGGGCACGGCGAAGGCGAGCGCGGTCCAGCCGCAGGCGAGGATGCCCATCCACCAGGCCCGTCGGCCCTCGTGCGCCCCGTGCTGGTGGAGGAACGCCGCGATGACGGGCGCGAGGGCGTAGAGGCCGAGGACCGCCCACAGGAAGTACAGGTGCACCGCCGTCTTGCCGGTGATGATCTCGTCGAGCGCGATGCCGGGCGAGATGTCGGCCCCCGCGAGCGGGTCGATGAGCAGCATGTAGACGGCCGACCACACCACGAGCGCGGGCACCACGCGCACCGCGCGCCGCCGCCAGAAGGCGCCCGGTCCGCGCCGGTGGGCGGCGGGATGCAGGTTCAGGGCGCCGGTCATCATGAGGAAGACGGGGACGGCGGCGGAGGCCGCCATGTCCAGCGCCGTCACACCGATCCCGACGGTCCCGGCCTCGACGCCGCCTCCCACCACGTGCACCATCACGACGCCGAGGATCGCGGCGATCCGCACGACGTCGAGGAGGGGCAGGTACTCGCGCGCCGGGGCGGATTGAGCCGAGTCGGGCGAGGAGTCGGAGGAGGTCATGCCGGGGGAGCCGGATCCTCTCTCAGGAGCCGGAGCCGCAGTCGACGCGGATCAGCTGCGAGTGGTCGGTCGTGAACACGGTGCTGCCCAGGTCCTGGGAGGCGCGGTTGACCAGGTCGAACGTGGAGGACCACGAGTAGGTCGTGTACTCCTTGTAGATGTAGCCGACGTTCGCGTCCTCGAGCATCTGGCACTGCTCCGCGAGCGGCACGGGGCCGTTCGACCCGGAGATCGCGTAGAGCAGCGCCCTGTCCTGCGAGGTCAGGGCCATGCCGGCGACGGGGTAGTAGACCTGCTGGCCGTGGATCGCGTACATGTGGGAGGCGCCGGAGAACGGGCTCGCGAGCACCTTCTTGCTCGTGTCCATCTCGGGAGCGGCCTTCTCCCAGGCCTCGACCTCGTCCTGCTGGAGGAAGCGGCCGCGGCCCTCGTAGGTCCAGGCCAGATTCATCTGGGCGTTGTCGATCCGGGTCGGTACGGAGCTCGCGGCCGCGACCACGGCCAGCAGGGTCAGCACGGCGGCGCCCCAGCGCGGGATCCTCTCCCCGTGCGGTGCGATCACCCGGGACCAGGCGCGCAGACCGGGGATCACGAGCACGCTCGTGAGCATCGTGACCGGCATCGAGAGGCGGTCCTGGCCGCGGTAGTAGAGGGTCGAGAGGTTCAGCGGCGAGTCGATCGCGGAGTCGAAGTAGAGCACGCCCATCACGAGCCAGGCGATCACGAGCCAGCGCTGCGGGCTGCGCCACGAGGCCACGAGGCCCGGCCACCAGAGCAGGGCGAGCACCACGCCGAGCGCCATCGGCCAGACCGTGAGCAGGCCCAGCAGCAGCTCGCCCAGGCCCGTCCACCACGAGACCTTCAGCCCCCCGCCGAAGTCGGTCACCACCGCCGCGAGGGGAGTCCAGGAGAGCAGTCCGACGGGCACGAGCGCCGCGATCGGCACGGCGAGCAGCCAGGGACGGCGCCGCGCGTGGGGGAGGGCGGTCACCGCGCTCAGGGCGGCGATCAGCAGCAGGGCCGTGACCGCCACGTTCGGGTGCATGAGCGCGAGGCCGAGCCCGGCCCCGCCGAGCGCGAGCACCGAGGCCAGATGCCGCAGCACGGGCCGCCCGGGGATGCCGTGGCCGGGCGCCGGCCCGTCGCCCGGACCCTCGCCCGTGGCCTCCTTCAGCAGAGCGCCCCAGAGGGCGACGATCGCCGCGGTGACCCCGGGCAGCATCGCGAAGCCGACCATGTTCGGGATCGCCGAGAGATGGATCCACTCGTCCCACGGCGCCGCGGGCGCGAGCAGGCCGACGATGCTCGCGGCGAACGGCCCCCAGCTCACCTCGGGCCACAGGGCGCGGGCGAGCAGAGCCATCCCCGTCACCCACGGCACCACCGCGAGCACCAGGCACGCGGCGTTCAGCAGCACCGGGATCGGCACCAGCGGGACCAGGGACGCGAGCGCGTGGAAGCCGCCGGGATAGGGGTTCGGCTGCCCGGTCGTGCTCGCGACCGTGCCGATCACCAGGGACGACGCGTCGCCCGTCTCCCGGATCCGCTCGAGGGCGGAGAGGTGGTAGAGGGTGTCCCAGCGCTCGAGGACCCGGTCGGCCCCTCCCGCCGCGTACGCGATCGGGACGATCGCGACGAGCGCCGCACCGAGGATCCACCAGGGGCCACCCGGGACCCGGCGCCGAGGAGCGGCCCCGTCCGGAGAGTCGGCCCCGTCGGAGCCCTCGACGACCGGGCGCCCGTCGAGCACGGTCGCCGGCAGGCGCAGGCCCAGGCGGCGGGCGAGCAGCCCGATCAGGATCATGAGCGCGGAGAGCACCCCGAAGGTCGCGAGCGACCAGGGCACGCCGGCCTTCCCCGCGATCACCGCTCCCACGCCCGCGATCGCGGCGCCGAGGGCGGGGGCGAGCGCGAGGGCGAGCAGGCGCCCGCCGCCGAGGACGCGCACGGCGAGGAATCCGGGGACGACGGCGGCGGCGAGGACCACGATCCCCGCGACCACCAGGAGCAGCAGGTCGGTCATGCGCCGCTCTGCGTGCGCTCGCGGTAGGCGGCGGGCTGCTCGGCCTCGTCCAGGGCGATCCGGCGTGCGAGGTAGGTGATGCGCTTCTCCTCGTTCTTCGCGCGGACCTCCTGCAGGGCGATGACGCCCAGCAGCACGATCACGGTCGCGTACAGCAGCAGGTCGGCGCCGCGGCCCACGCCCACCAGGTGGGCGACGCGGGTGAGCAGGCGGGGGAAGACGACGGCGGCGACGGCGAACAGCGCGAAGCCGAGGATCAGCAGGCGCCGCACGGCGAGCTGCCGGGCCCCGCGCGTGCGGAACAGCCAGAACGTGATCCCCAGGATCCCGAGGATCAGCAGGATCTGGATGACGAGCGTCGACCCCATCGCGCCCATCACGTCAGCCCCTGTCGGAGGGCGCGTCGTGGGTCGAGGCGGACCCGTCGCCGAGCACGAGCCGGGGCACGCCCTGCCAGTTCTCGGCCGTGGTGATGTCGCGACCGTCGACGACCAGGCGCACGCCCGGGACGTCGCCCGCGGCCAGCTCCCGGTACTCCGGGTGGTTGGTCTGCACGATCACCAGGTCCGCGTCCTCGCCCCGGTGCCAGGCGGCCCAGCCGAAGGAGGAGAGCTCCTCGTCGGAGTAGAACGGGTCCTGCACGCTCACCTGCGCGCCGCGGCGCTGCAGCTCCGCGACCACCGGGAAGACGCCCGAGAACGCGGTCTCCTTGACGCCCGCCCGGTAGGACGCGCCGAGCACCACGGCGCGCAGACCCGCGAGCGATCCGAGCAGCTCCTCCGCGCGCTGCACGAGGCGCGCCGGCACGGAGGCGTTCAGGGCGCGGGCCGTGCGCACGGTCTCGGCATGAGGATCGGTCGAGAGGTACAGCCGCGGGTAGACGGGGATGCAGTGCCCGCCCACGGCGATGCCGGGCTGGTGGATGTGCGAGTAGGGCTGGGAGTTGGAGGCCTCGATCACCTTGTAGACGTCGATGCCGTTGTCCTGGGCGAACAGGGCGAACTCGTTGGCCAGCGCGATGTTCACGTCGCGGTAGGTGGTCTCGGCGAGCTTCGCGAGCTCTGCCGCCTCGGGGGAGCCGAGGTCCCACACGCCGTTGGGTCGGGCGAGGTCGGGGCGCTCGTCGAAGGTGAGCATCGACTCGTAGAACTCCCGCGCACGGCGCGTGCCCTCGTCGTCGATCGCGCCGATCAGCTTCGGGTACTTGCGCAGGTCCGCGAACACGCGCCCGGTGAGCACGCGCTCGGGGGAGAAGACCATGAAGAAGTCCTCGCCCTGGGTGAGGCCGGAGATCTCCTCGATCATCGGGGTGAAGCGGCCGCGCAGCGTCCCCACCGGAAGGGTGGTCTCGTAGATGACGGTGGTGCCGGGGGTGAGGTGCCGGGCCAGGGAGCGGGTCGCGTCGTCCATCCAGCCGAAGTCCGGCTCGGAGGTCTCCTCGTCCACGAACAGCGGGACCACGAGCACCACCGTGTCGGCCTGGGGGATCGCCTCGGCGTAGTCGGTGGTCGCGCGCAGGCGCCCGGAGGGGACGAGCTCGGCGAGCTTCTCGGCGAGATGCGCCTCGCCGGGGAAGGGCTCGCGGGCCGCGTTGATCGCCTCGACCTGGCGCGGGTTCACGTCGACGCCCACCACCTGGCTCCCGGCCTCGGCGAACTGCACGGCGAGCGGCAGCCCGATCTTCCCGAGAGCGACGACGGCTGTGTTCACCGGTACCTGCTTCCTCCCGCATGCGGGCCTGCGGATGTGACGTGCTGTGTGGGCGGGGCGCGCCCGGCGCGCGGGCGCGGGATCGTCCCCGGTGGACAGGGTATCGTCCTGGGCCTGAGCGCACCCAGCGCGGACGTCGTCCCGGGAGGAAGTGGATGAGCGAGTCCCCCGACGGGACCGTCGAGCAGGCGGACCCGGGCGTCACCTCGACGTGGTTCGTCATCCCACTGTTCAACGAGGCCCAGGTCATCGGCGACGTCGTCACCGAGCTGCGCCGCCGCTATCCGCTCGTGGTCTGCGTGGACGACGGCAGCCGCGACGGCTCCGCGGAGATCGCGGCCGAGGCCGGGGCCGCCGTGGTGCGCCACCCCTTCAACATGGGCCAGGGCGCCGCCCTCAAGACCGGCATCGACTATGCGCTGCGCGATCCCGCGATGCGCCAGGTCGTGACGTTCGACGCCGACGGCCAGCACCAGGTCGACGACGCCGCGGCGATGATCGGCCTGCGCGAGCGCGAGGACGTGGACCTCGTGCTGGGGTCCCGCTTCCTCGACCAGCGCACGCGCCCGGGCCTGCTCAAGCGCCTCGTGCTGCGGGCGGCCGTGCGCTACACGAACCTCACCACCGGGGTGAAGCTCACCGACGCCCACAACGGTCTGCGCGTGATCGGCCGCGGCGCCTGCCGCCGCATCACCATCGAGCAGAACCGGATGGCGCACGCCTCCGAGATCGTCGAGGAGATCGGGAGGCTGCGCCTGAGCGTGCGCGAGCACCCGGTGCATATCCTCTACACCGACTACTCGAAGCAGAAGGGCCAGTCGATGCTCAACTCGGTGAACATCGTCATCGACATGCTCTTCCGCTGACCCCCGGCCCCCGCCCTGCCCCGCTCAGTCCCCGGACTTCGCGGTCGCCGTGCCGTCCGCGACCGAGGAGAAGAACTGCTTGGTCTCGGTCTCATCGGTGAGGATCGCGACGCCCGAGTTGTTCGTCTGGTAGCTCTCGGTGACGATCGGGATCGACAGGTTGGTGCCGTCCTTCATCGAGCGGCGCATGGCCAGTCCCGCCCGTCCGAGGTCCACGAGGCCCGTGTGGTCGTCGGTGAGCAGGGCGCCCGAGCCGGCGCCGGCGAGCTTCGCCTGGGCGAAGGGGTTCAAAAGCACCGCCGGCGAGGTCACGCGGTCCATGAGGGCGGCGACGAACTGCTGCTGGCGGGCCTGGCGTCCGATGTCGGCCGTGGGGTCGAAGTAGCGGGCCCTCACGAAGGCGAGCGCCTGCTCCCCGCCCACGTCGTGGCAGCCCTTGGCCATCTTCAGCCCGGACTTCTCGTCGTCCACGTCCTTGTCGATGCACAGGTTCACGTGCCCCACGGCGTCCACGGTGTCGGTGACGCCGTCGAAGCCGACCTCGACGTAGTGGTCGATGGTCATCCCCGTGAACTCCTCCACGGTCTTGACCATGAGCTGCGGACCGCCGAAGGAGTAGGCGGCGTTGAGCTTGTACTTCCCGTGCCCGGGGATGTCCACGAGGGTGTCGCGGGGCAGGGAGACCAGGTAGGACTTCCCGTTGGCGGCGCGGTGCAGGAGCATCATCGTGTCGGCGCGCCCGCCCTGGGTGCCGTCGTCGGCGACGCTCTTGCCGCCGCGGGCGTCCGAGCCCGCGATGAGGTACGTCGTGCCCGGGGTGTCCGCCGCGCCCGAGAGCGCGTCGACGTGCTCGATCCGCGAGTTCGCCCAGAGGGCGAGGCCGGCGCCCCAGCCCAGCACGATCACGAGCACGAGGGCGACGAGGGTCATGCCCAGCCGCATCGGCCGGGGGACGCGGGAGCGCCGACGGGGGCCTCCCGGTCGCTGCGGACCGCCGGGCTGGTCCGGTCCCTGGGGGCCCGACGGCGGGACGGCCGCGCCGGCGCCCGCGGCGCCTGCGCCCTCGTGGTGGTGCACCGGGGCGCCCTGGCGGGAGGACGGACGGGACGGGGAGGCGGGGGAGGAGCCCTGCTGCCCGGACGGGCCCTGCGGCGCCCTCTCGCCCGCCGGGAGGGCGCGCGTGGGCTGCTCGGGCTGCCGGGTGCGTCCGCCCGAGGCGGGGCCGACGGCCTGGACGCTGCTGCCGGCCCGGGCCCGCGAGCGCGGGGTGGGGCGGCGCGGTGCGCCCGGTCGCGGTGTGCGAGGGCGCGCGGATCCGCCGCGGGCGGGATCAGCGCGAGGGGCCTCCTCGAACGGGTCCTCCTGGTCGGAGGGGCGTGCCGAGCGTTCGTCCCGGTCGTCCACGGGCAGGGTCCTTCCGTCGTGTGCGCCGACGAGGGGAAGCGGGGTCGGCGCGCGTGCCCGACAGACTAGCCCCGGGATCTCCGAGCGCCCAGCGGCTGCGCGGCGCGGACGTGACGTGTTCGCGGCGCGCGGGCGGACGGCTGGGTGAACACGGGGAGCTCTCCGTAGACTTCGACGCACGCGGAGGCGCCCCCGTGACCTGCCCTTCGCCCGCAGACCCGGAGGAGACCCCGTGCAGGACGCCCCCATCACGCGAGATGCCGCGAACGGCGGTGTGAGAGTCGTCGCGGTCGTCGTCACGTACAACCGCGCAGCACTGCTCGAGTCCTGCCTCGATGCCCTCGCGGCGCAGGACCGTCGGCCCGACGCGGTCGTGGTCGTGGACAACGCCTCGACCGACGCCTCGGGGAGCGTGGCAGACGCCCACCCGATCGGGGCCGATGTGGTGCACCTGCACGAGAACGTCGGCGGCGCGGGCGGCTTCGCGACCGGCATCGCCCGCGCGCTCGAGGAGCACCGCGCCGACTGGGTGTGGCTCATGGACGACGACACCATCCCGCGGCCGGCCGCCCTGGCCGCCCTCACGGACGCGATCGACGCCTCCCCGGCGCGCCTGTCCGTGCTCAGCTCGCGGGCCGTGTGGACCGACGGGCGGGCCCACCCCATGAACCTGCCGCGACTGCGCGTGGGCGCGAGCGCGCAGGAGCGGGCCGACGCGCAGGCCGCCGGCGGGTACCCGATCCGCACCGCGAGCTACGTCTCCGTGCTGCTGCGGGCCGATGACGTGCGCCGCCTGGGCCTCCCCAACGCCGACTACTTCATCTGGTCCGACGACTTCGAGCACACGGGCCGCCTGCTGCGCCGCGGGCGCGGCATCCACGTGCCCGGCTCCGTCGTCGAGCACCGCACGAAGGTCTTCGCCAACGCCCAGGCCTCGCCGGGCGACCGCTTCTACTACGACGTCCGCAACCGCCTCTGGGCGCTCACCCGCACCCGGTCGTTCACCCTCTGGGAGCGCGCGATGTACGGCGGCAGCACCGTGCGCGGATGGCTGCGCCAGCTCGTGCGCCACCCCGAGCTCGCGCGCGTCGGCGCACGAGGTCTGCGCGACGCCCTGCGCGGCGGACCCCGACCCGGTGCACAGGTCCTGGACCAGGACCCCGGGGCGGCCTCCTCGATCACCCGCGTGGAGAGGTCCGCCGGGCGATGAGTGCGCTCACCCCGTCGGACCGGCCCGTCCCGTCGGACCCGCCCGTCGCCCACGACGTCACGGTGCTCATGCCCGTGTGGCGCGGCGACAGGGCCGATCGGTTCCAGGCGGCCGTCGCCTCCGCGACCACGCGGCAGACCCTCGCGCCGGCCGAGCTGCTGCTGAGCATCGACGGGCCGCTGACCCCCGAGCTCGACGCGGTCGTCGCCGCGATCGAGGCCGGCGAGCACGGTCCCGCCCGGGTGCTGCGCGCAGAGGCCCACCAGGGCCTCGCCCTCACCCTCCAGCGCGGGCTCGAGGCCGCGACCACGACCCTCGTGGCACGCGCCGACGCCGACGACCTCTGCCGTCCCGATCGCCTCGCCCTGCAGGTCGGAGCGATGCAGGACGGCGGCCTCGACCTGCTCAGCGGCACCCTCCAGGAGTTCTCCGACGCGGTGCCCGTCGGCACCGGCCCCCTGCGCACACGGCCGCTCGCGCACGCCGAGATCCTCGCCTACCTCC from Brachybacterium kimchii carries:
- a CDS encoding LCP family protein: MDDRDERSARPSDQEDPFEEAPRADPARGGSARPRTPRPGAPRRPTPRSRARAGSSVQAVGPASGGRTRQPEQPTRALPAGERAPQGPSGQQGSSPASPSRPSSRQGAPVHHHEGAGAAGAGAAVPPSGPQGPDQPGGPQRPGGPRRRSRVPRPMRLGMTLVALVLVIVLGWGAGLALWANSRIEHVDALSGAADTPGTTYLIAGSDARGGKSVADDGTQGGRADTMMLLHRAANGKSYLVSLPRDTLVDIPGHGKYKLNAAYSFGGPQLMVKTVEEFTGMTIDHYVEVGFDGVTDTVDAVGHVNLCIDKDVDDEKSGLKMAKGCHDVGGEQALAFVRARYFDPTADIGRQARQQQFVAALMDRVTSPAVLLNPFAQAKLAGAGSGALLTDDHTGLVDLGRAGLAMRRSMKDGTNLSIPIVTESYQTNNSGVAILTDETETKQFFSSVADGTATAKSGD
- a CDS encoding glycosyltransferase; the encoded protein is MQDAPITRDAANGGVRVVAVVVTYNRAALLESCLDALAAQDRRPDAVVVVDNASTDASGSVADAHPIGADVVHLHENVGGAGGFATGIARALEEHRADWVWLMDDDTIPRPAALAALTDAIDASPARLSVLSSRAVWTDGRAHPMNLPRLRVGASAQERADAQAAGGYPIRTASYVSVLLRADDVRRLGLPNADYFIWSDDFEHTGRLLRRGRGIHVPGSVVEHRTKVFANAQASPGDRFYYDVRNRLWALTRTRSFTLWERAMYGGSTVRGWLRQLVRHPELARVGARGLRDALRGGPRPGAQVLDQDPGAASSITRVERSAGR
- a CDS encoding glycosyltransferase; this translates as MSALTPSDRPVPSDPPVAHDVTVLMPVWRGDRADRFQAAVASATTRQTLAPAELLLSIDGPLTPELDAVVAAIEAGEHGPARVLRAEAHQGLALTLQRGLEAATTTLVARADADDLCRPDRLALQVGAMQDGGLDLLSGTLQEFSDAVPVGTGPLRTRPLAHAEILAYLPRHSPFQHPAVMMRRDTALAVGGYLELDHLEDYWLWERMLLGGARSANLLEVLVDYRVDEDLFARRGGARMFRSDLRLQRTFLRDGVTTPAGAAANLARRAAYRFAPGWLRRLGYRLLVERMR